In the genome of Mucilaginibacter terrenus, one region contains:
- a CDS encoding DUF3108 domain-containing protein, which produces MKANCTLPLIAALLAALFLSSTPQVASAQVDTIRLKDKRLNTATLKPGMRQYLVYFQNPASPKVLRFWLWLRDTRITTRDGQKVFATTQHWYGGDTISYRSGYSINKVSDFSPVYHSETVAGKNKSFNWSNSRIAGADTVAGNTQKDMKMEFTSPCYNWNLDIETFEMLPLAAGKTFAINFYDAGFGKPEYIIYKVTGSEVITTLDNQRVDCWKLFNESDNGGRHATETFWISKKNHEFLKEEDAFGGMRRYKVKLPAAAPNLLVNLAK; this is translated from the coding sequence ATGAAAGCAAACTGCACCTTACCACTAATAGCCGCGCTGCTTGCGGCGCTGTTCCTGTCCTCTACACCCCAGGTTGCCTCGGCACAGGTAGATACCATTCGCCTTAAAGACAAACGCCTTAATACCGCTACGCTGAAACCCGGTATGCGCCAGTACCTGGTTTATTTCCAGAACCCGGCCAGCCCTAAGGTGCTGCGCTTCTGGCTTTGGCTACGCGATACCCGGATAACGACGCGTGACGGCCAAAAGGTATTTGCCACCACGCAACATTGGTATGGCGGTGATACCATCAGCTACAGGTCGGGTTACTCCATCAATAAAGTAAGCGATTTCTCGCCGGTATATCATTCGGAAACAGTAGCAGGCAAGAACAAGTCCTTTAATTGGAGCAACAGCCGCATTGCCGGTGCCGACACTGTTGCGGGTAATACTCAAAAGGATATGAAAATGGAATTTACGTCGCCATGCTACAACTGGAATCTGGATATAGAAACATTTGAGATGCTGCCGCTCGCCGCGGGCAAAACATTCGCCATTAACTTTTATGACGCAGGTTTTGGCAAGCCGGAGTACATCATCTATAAAGTTACCGGGAGCGAAGTAATAACAACGCTGGATAATCAAAGGGTAGACTGCTGGAAACTCTTTAACGAAAGCGACAACGGCGGTCGCCACGCTACCGAAACATTCTGGATTAGCAAAAAGAATCATGAATTTCTAAAAGAAGAAGACGCTTTTGGCGGCATGCGCCGCTACAAAGTAAAGCTACCTGCAGCCGCGCCAAACCTGCTGGTAAATCTGGCGAAGTAA
- a CDS encoding LytR/AlgR family response regulator transcription factor, translating into MNLRCLIIDDEPNAVSLLEMLIVQTTQWQLLGKCYNALEAMDFLKKNTVDFLFLDINMPHLTGMELAALLPRETKIVFTTAYAEHAAESYTYQTIDYLLKPITLKRFVAATQKIEAAFAQLPVTAPIPSPTAAEPDAGHFFVKTGKTLRRVLLNDILYFEGEKEYVRLVTSAEELLVYRRLKDIESQLAHPFVRVHNSYIVNTQLLSKVQDNHIHTGSKQIPISEKFRDGFMAVINKRLF; encoded by the coding sequence ATGAACCTCAGGTGCCTTATTATAGATGACGAGCCAAATGCCGTAAGCCTGCTGGAAATGCTGATAGTACAAACTACACAGTGGCAGCTGCTGGGCAAGTGCTACAACGCGCTGGAAGCAATGGATTTCCTGAAGAAGAACACTGTCGACTTCCTGTTCCTGGATATAAACATGCCGCACCTTACCGGCATGGAACTGGCCGCATTGCTGCCGCGCGAAACAAAGATCGTGTTCACTACTGCCTATGCCGAACACGCCGCGGAAAGCTACACCTATCAAACTATCGACTACCTGCTAAAACCTATTACCCTTAAACGATTTGTAGCAGCTACCCAAAAGATAGAAGCCGCATTCGCTCAGTTGCCTGTTACCGCGCCAATACCATCGCCAACTGCAGCGGAGCCCGACGCAGGACACTTTTTTGTAAAGACAGGCAAAACCCTGCGCCGCGTATTGCTGAATGACATACTGTACTTTGAGGGCGAAAAGGAATACGTTCGCCTGGTTACCTCTGCCGAAGAATTGCTGGTGTACCGCCGGCTAAAGGACATTGAAAGCCAGCTGGCCCACCCTTTTGTGCGTGTACATAACTCCTACATTGTAAACACCCAATTGCTCAGCAAAGTGCAGGACAACCACATCCACACCGGCAGCAAACAGATCCCCATATCCGAAAAGTTCCGCGACGGGTTCATGGCGGTGATAAATAAGCGGTTGTTTTGA
- a CDS encoding sensor histidine kinase: MKWFGGKLSIVQMQWMAWVFFLVVIMLTLLQNDSPVQAFAYSLLTTGFYAIIVYGNISWLFPKLYQRGHIVAYVFAAILFLVAVGVIRGLVIYTIYNSFFAMKHEPLTVKIIFSVVTGGVVIFLFSFVFRIALAYFTLKKQQDEIIAQRTHAELNLLKSQVQPHFLFNTLNNIYYEAYKEAPRTAALIERLSDIMRYFVDESPKQLVSIASEVQFIDNYIALEKIRIRYPVDISFTKNCNTALAIPPMLLMTFVENIFKHGIDKSSPQNQVRLVLTEADGRLTFTAENTLPQQPALTAASGFGIANLRRRLALLYGTDFELITQKNADIYTASLNIPTA; the protein is encoded by the coding sequence ATGAAATGGTTTGGCGGAAAGCTCAGCATCGTACAAATGCAGTGGATGGCGTGGGTCTTCTTCTTGGTTGTAATTATGCTTACGCTGCTGCAGAACGACAGCCCCGTACAAGCTTTTGCCTATTCCCTGCTGACAACCGGTTTTTACGCCATCATTGTTTACGGCAACATCAGCTGGCTGTTTCCTAAACTGTATCAGCGCGGGCATATAGTGGCTTATGTTTTTGCCGCTATACTCTTCCTGGTGGCGGTTGGCGTAATACGTGGCTTGGTCATCTATACCATTTACAACAGCTTTTTTGCCATGAAGCACGAGCCGCTGACGGTAAAGATCATCTTCAGTGTGGTAACGGGCGGGGTGGTCATTTTCCTGTTCAGCTTTGTGTTTCGCATTGCGCTGGCTTATTTTACGCTTAAAAAGCAGCAGGACGAGATTATAGCCCAGCGCACCCATGCCGAGCTCAACCTGCTGAAATCGCAGGTGCAACCTCACTTCCTGTTTAATACGCTTAACAACATTTATTACGAAGCCTACAAAGAAGCGCCGCGCACGGCTGCATTAATAGAACGCCTCAGCGACATTATGCGCTACTTTGTGGATGAGAGCCCCAAACAACTCGTTTCCATCGCCAGCGAAGTGCAATTCATCGACAACTACATCGCGCTGGAAAAGATTCGCATTCGTTACCCGGTAGATATCAGCTTTACCAAAAACTGCAATACCGCCCTCGCTATCCCGCCTATGCTGCTCATGACCTTTGTAGAAAACATTTTTAAGCACGGTATTGATAAGAGCAGCCCGCAAAACCAGGTTCGCCTGGTGCTGACGGAGGCCGACGGGCGACTTACCTTTACTGCCGAAAACACGTTGCCACAGCAGCCTGCCCTTACCGCTGCATCCGGCTTCGGAATAGCCAACCTGCGAAGGCGGCTGGCGCTTTTGTACGGCACCGACTTTGAACTGATCACCCAAAAAAATGCCGACATTTATACCGCCAGCTTAAACATACCTACAGCATGA
- a CDS encoding TatD family hydrolase encodes MVLTDTHTHLYYETDESKRAALMQRCFDAGVSRLFLPNVDSASMPLMDDLLKAYPDNCYAMIGLHPCSVKENWEHELLLMQPVIHKHQVYAIGEIGIDLYWDKTFLDEQIQAFRLQIKWAKQLRLPIVIHCRDAFNEVYEVLQQEKNELLRGIFHCFTGSLEQAQEITDLGFYLGIGGVVTYKNGGLDKVIPEIDLKHIVLETDSPYLTPVPYRGKPNESSYLTYIAQRVAELKNTTIADVAHITTENSVKVFGV; translated from the coding sequence ATGGTGCTTACCGATACGCATACCCACCTGTATTACGAAACCGACGAGAGTAAACGTGCAGCTTTAATGCAGCGTTGTTTTGATGCCGGTGTAAGCAGGCTATTTCTGCCCAATGTAGATAGCGCTTCTATGCCGCTGATGGATGACCTGCTGAAAGCTTATCCGGATAATTGCTACGCGATGATAGGCCTGCACCCATGCTCAGTTAAAGAGAACTGGGAACATGAACTGCTGTTAATGCAGCCAGTAATACACAAGCACCAGGTATATGCCATAGGCGAGATAGGTATAGACCTTTATTGGGACAAAACCTTTTTGGATGAACAGATACAAGCTTTCCGCCTGCAGATAAAATGGGCCAAGCAACTTCGCCTGCCAATTGTAATACATTGCCGCGATGCTTTTAACGAGGTTTACGAAGTTTTGCAGCAGGAGAAGAACGAACTGCTGCGCGGCATATTTCATTGCTTTACAGGCTCACTGGAGCAGGCGCAAGAGATTACTGACCTTGGCTTTTACCTGGGCATAGGTGGCGTGGTAACTTATAAGAACGGCGGGTTAGACAAAGTGATACCGGAAATTGATTTAAAGCATATAGTTTTAGAAACTGATTCTCCGTATCTTACACCTGTTCCGTACCGCGGTAAACCTAACGAAAGCTCTTATTTAACGTACATAGCCCAGCGCGTAGCGGAACTTAAAAACACGACCATTGCCGACGTGGCACACATCACTACCGAAAACTCTGTTAAAGTTTTTGGCGTATAA
- a CDS encoding asparaginase, with amino-acid sequence MSQILIIYTGGTIGMMADPVTKVLIPINFEQIMDNVPELEKLNCKIKVHSFEQIIDSSNMNPEVWSELAGLIEANYDSVDGFVILHGSDTMAFTASALSFMLQNLSKPVVFTGSQLPISAIRTDAKENLMTAIEIAKSKKNEHARVPEVCIYFDYKLFRGNRAFKYNSSKFEAFRSPNYPILAESGVHLRFSANDIRQPGEGPLKVHSNLVSDVAVLKLYPGISPKVVETILNADVRGIIMETFGAGNTTTDQWFIDLLKTAIDNGKVVLDISQCKVGTVELGRYETSKQLKDIGVANGYDMTYEAAVTKMMYLLGEIDDPKEVKRCLEMDLRGELTES; translated from the coding sequence ATGAGCCAAATACTCATCATATATACCGGCGGTACCATAGGTATGATGGCCGACCCGGTTACTAAAGTGCTGATCCCAATCAATTTTGAGCAGATAATGGACAACGTGCCCGAACTGGAGAAGCTTAATTGCAAAATTAAGGTACACTCGTTCGAGCAGATCATCGATTCCTCCAACATGAACCCTGAGGTATGGAGCGAACTTGCCGGGCTTATTGAAGCTAATTACGACAGTGTGGACGGCTTTGTTATCCTGCATGGGTCAGACACTATGGCTTTTACTGCTTCTGCGCTGAGCTTTATGCTGCAGAACCTGTCTAAACCGGTAGTTTTCACCGGGTCACAGCTGCCTATTAGTGCTATACGTACAGATGCTAAGGAAAACCTCATGACCGCCATTGAGATTGCCAAGTCGAAAAAGAACGAGCATGCCCGTGTGCCCGAGGTTTGTATCTACTTTGATTACAAGCTCTTCCGCGGTAACCGTGCGTTTAAATACAACTCCAGCAAGTTCGAGGCGTTCCGGTCGCCGAATTACCCTATACTAGCAGAATCAGGTGTGCACCTGCGTTTTAGCGCTAACGACATCCGCCAGCCGGGTGAGGGCCCGTTAAAGGTACACAGCAACCTGGTGAGCGACGTAGCCGTACTTAAGCTTTACCCCGGCATAAGCCCTAAAGTGGTAGAAACCATCCTTAATGCCGACGTGCGTGGTATTATTATGGAAACTTTTGGCGCAGGCAACACCACTACAGATCAATGGTTTATAGACCTGCTAAAGACCGCCATAGACAACGGCAAGGTAGTGCTGGACATCTCCCAATGTAAGGTGGGCACTGTAGAACTTGGCCGCTATGAAACCAGTAAGCAACTAAAAGATATTGGCGTAGCTAATGGGTACGACATGACCTACGAGGCCGCTGTTACTAAAATGATGTACCTCCTCGGCGAGATAGATGACCCCAAAGAGGTGAAACGCTGCTTGGAAATGGACCTCCGCGGCGAGCTCACCGAGTCGTAA
- a CDS encoding DUF1569 domain-containing protein → MNTTLDKDARLALILRIEQLNTNSTPKWGKMTVYQMLKHCRMWEEMVLGQTVYKQSFMGRLFGRIALKDMLSDKPLKPSLPTVPSFKIKDTGDTEAEKQRWIALLQQQGRTPGQGFVHPFFGKLTAEQAGQIAYKHIDHHLRQFGV, encoded by the coding sequence ATGAACACTACACTTGATAAGGATGCCCGCCTTGCGCTGATCCTGCGCATAGAACAACTTAATACCAACAGTACGCCCAAATGGGGCAAAATGACGGTTTACCAGATGCTGAAACATTGCCGCATGTGGGAAGAGATGGTGCTGGGCCAAACGGTGTATAAGCAATCGTTCATGGGCAGGCTGTTCGGCCGGATAGCGCTGAAGGATATGTTAAGCGACAAGCCGTTGAAGCCGAGCCTGCCTACTGTACCGTCGTTTAAGATTAAAGATACGGGCGACACGGAGGCCGAGAAGCAGCGCTGGATAGCCCTGCTGCAACAGCAGGGCCGAACACCCGGGCAGGGCTTTGTTCACCCGTTCTTTGGTAAGCTCACCGCCGAACAGGCCGGCCAAATTGCCTACAAACATATAGACCATCACCTGCGGCAGTTTGGCGTGTAA